One region of Myxocyprinus asiaticus isolate MX2 ecotype Aquarium Trade chromosome 38, UBuf_Myxa_2, whole genome shotgun sequence genomic DNA includes:
- the LOC127428920 gene encoding protein c-Fos-like isoform X1: protein MTLVTEGWECNMAMCHNEGREPSYRRRNSEMSQVWMDLDNATSLYVRQNVTEETTSNPNLDVIASSPDLQWLLQSSIPSQSETNLETSSPMIPSTMPNCPYLSQSSSFDLSCVEAVGDSAAGHTDKHMSSEKLERIRIRRERNRVAAAKCRDRRRVLIDTLQIETDHLEQVKTQLEEEIVALEREREKLEIVFEAHKPFCKLNDLNPE from the exons ATGACGCTCGTTACAGAAGGCTGGGAGTGCAACATGGCAATGTGTCACAATGAAGGTAGAGAACCGTCTTACCGCAGGCGGAACTCTGAAATGTCCCAAGTATGGATGGATCTGGATAATGCAACGTCTCTTTACGTACGTCAG AATGTCACTGAGGAGACTACATCCAACCCAAATCTTGATGTAATTGCATCCAGTCCAGACCTTCAATGGCTTCTGCAGTCCTCAATACCTTCCCAATCAGAGACCAACTTGGAAACATCGTCCCCAATGATACCGTCCACCATGCCTAACTGTCCCTATTTGTCACAGAGCTCTAGTTTTGACCTGTCTTGTGTAGAAGCAGTGGGGGACAGTGCAGCAGGACACACTGATAAACAT ATGTCCTCTGAGAAGCTTGAAAGGATAAGGATCCGCAGGGAAAGGAACAGAGTAGCAGCTGCTAAATGTCGGGATCGTCGCCGTGTGCTTATAGACACATTACAGATT GAGACAGATCATTTGGAACAAGTAAAGACACAATTGGAGGAAGAGATTGTTGCTcttgaaagggagagagagaaactagAGATAGTCTTTGAGGCACATAAGCCCTTTTGCAAGTTGAATGACTTAAACCCAGAATAA
- the LOC127428920 gene encoding protein c-Fos-like isoform X2 yields MTLVTEGWECNMAMCHNEGREPSYRRRNSEMSQVWMDLDNATSLYNVTEETTSNPNLDVIASSPDLQWLLQSSIPSQSETNLETSSPMIPSTMPNCPYLSQSSSFDLSCVEAVGDSAAGHTDKHMSSEKLERIRIRRERNRVAAAKCRDRRRVLIDTLQIETDHLEQVKTQLEEEIVALEREREKLEIVFEAHKPFCKLNDLNPE; encoded by the exons ATGACGCTCGTTACAGAAGGCTGGGAGTGCAACATGGCAATGTGTCACAATGAAGGTAGAGAACCGTCTTACCGCAGGCGGAACTCTGAAATGTCCCAAGTATGGATGGATCTGGATAATGCAACGTCTCTTTAC AATGTCACTGAGGAGACTACATCCAACCCAAATCTTGATGTAATTGCATCCAGTCCAGACCTTCAATGGCTTCTGCAGTCCTCAATACCTTCCCAATCAGAGACCAACTTGGAAACATCGTCCCCAATGATACCGTCCACCATGCCTAACTGTCCCTATTTGTCACAGAGCTCTAGTTTTGACCTGTCTTGTGTAGAAGCAGTGGGGGACAGTGCAGCAGGACACACTGATAAACAT ATGTCCTCTGAGAAGCTTGAAAGGATAAGGATCCGCAGGGAAAGGAACAGAGTAGCAGCTGCTAAATGTCGGGATCGTCGCCGTGTGCTTATAGACACATTACAGATT GAGACAGATCATTTGGAACAAGTAAAGACACAATTGGAGGAAGAGATTGTTGCTcttgaaagggagagagagaaactagAGATAGTCTTTGAGGCACATAAGCCCTTTTGCAAGTTGAATGACTTAAACCCAGAATAA
- the tmem223 gene encoding transmembrane protein 223: MGVQCLLFGAKSCRSFISAYPMTGIHSSRTFISTPTQFVKVKEIATILSPLRCHLLGNPKIDTPARNANTFTSTAVAKDVVLFEHDRTRFFRLLAIFCGGQFLFWAYLAHFAFSSLRDTRKNSGEPQKVRTELGGLFSFDMNLGSNAWRYGFTLGCLIIGGGIVGVATLFSRRSVSRVILHKGGGKVTVSTQSPLGPLRAHHLTVPLTQVACHAHRQESPSFIPLKVKGYKFYFLLDKEGTLNNPKLFDITVGAYRPL, encoded by the exons ATGGGGGTTCAGTGCTTGTTATTCGGTGCGAAGTCCTGTCGAAGCTTTATTTCAGCTTATCCGATGACAGGTATTCATTCTTCGAGAACTTTCATATCTACACCGACGCAGTTCGTTAAAGTAAAAGAAATCGcaaccatcttgagtccattacGTTGCCATTTGCTCGGCAATCCAAAAATCGACACTCCAGCCCGAAATGCAAACACCTTCACCTCTACTGCTGTTGCTAAGGACGTGGTACTCTTCGAGCACGACCGGACCCGCTTCTTCAGACTCTTGGCCATATTTTGTGGCGGTCAATTTCTGTTCTGGGCATACTTGGCCCACTTTGCTTTCTCAAGTCTTCGAGACACAAGAAAAAATAGTGGCGAGCCTCAAAAAGTCAGGACTGAGTTAGGGGGACTCTTCAGTTTTGATATGAACCTTGGATCTAATGCCTGGAGGTATGGATTCACTCTTGGGTGCCTAATTATTG GTGGTGGAATTGTTGGCGTGGCAACATTGTTCAGCCGTCGTTCAGTCAGTCGTGTAATTCTGCATAAGGGAGGTGGAAAGGTCACGGTGTCCACTCAGTCACCTCTGGGACCTCTCAGAGCTCACCATCTAACAGTGCCATTGACTCAAGTGGCCTGTCATGCACATAGACAGGAATCGCCTTCCTTCATCCCTCTGAAAGTCAAAGGTTACAAGTTCTACTTTCTTTTGGACAAAGAAGGGACACTGAACAATCCTAAACTATTTGACATTACTGTTGGGGCCTACAGACCCCTATAA
- the ovol1b gene encoding putative transcription factor Ovo-like 1 has translation MPRAFLVKKMSTANGKRNWSQFPDSARGDIDIPVSPFPPYVYEVSEGSLAEYSCFTTPQKNNKCIDVQSHILSAQLPSSTAQGQHDQSSECHIRTQRVPYIRSKIKITTGSMPSLLPDVSENSGKLADVPTSASVFSCPVCQKTLSTARMLKRHMKCHSETKRYSCDHCGKGFNDTFDLKRHVRTHTGVRPYKCTMCAKAFSQRCSLESHLKKIHDVTQQYAYKERRDKMYVCEECGFTAQTQDSLRNHLQTEHPQSILIMTRSNHELPYSKEGNTSPPSKNMNDSAEN, from the exons ATGCCTCGAGCTTTCCTGGTAAAAAAGATGAGCACCGCGAACGGAAAAAGAAACTGGAGTCAGTTCCCGGATTCCGCGCGTGGGGACATCGACATACCTG TGTCCCCTTTTCCACCATATGTGTATGAGGTGTCTGAGGGCAGCCTTGCAGAGTACTCCTGCTTCACAActccacaaaaaaacaacaaatgtataGATGTTCAGTCACACATCTTGTCTGCGCAGCTGCCATCCTCTACTGCACAAGGTCAACACGATCAAAGTTCAGAGTGCCACATAAGGACTCAGAGAGTGCCTTACATTCGCTCAAAGATAAAG ATAACTACAGGAAGTATGCCATCTCTTCTACCAGATGTCTCAGAAAATTCAGGCAAATTAGCTGATGTTCCAACTTCTGCATCAGTATTCTCCTGCCCAGTATGCCAGAAGACCTTAAGTACAGCACGTATGCTGAAACGCCATATGAAGTGCCACAGTGAAACAAAGAGATACTCTTGTGATCACTGTGGAAAAGGATTTAATGATACTTTTGACTTGAAGAGGCATGTGCGTACTCATACTG GTGTGAGACCCTATAAATGCACTATGTGTGCTAAGGCCTTCAGCCAGCGCTGCTCTTTAGAATCTCACTTAAAAAAGATCCATGATGTTACTCAACAGTATGCCTACAAAGAGCGTAGAgacaaaatgtatgtgtgtgaggaGTGTGGCTTTACAGCACAGACACAGGACAGTCTGCGTAATCATCTTCAAACTGAACATCCACAGAGCATATTAATAATGACCAGGAGCAACCATGAACTGCCATATAGCAAGGAGGGCAACACATCACCACCCTCCAAAAATATGAATGATAGTGCTGAGAATTGA